One window of the Methylocystis parvus OBBP genome contains the following:
- a CDS encoding putative bifunctional diguanylate cyclase/phosphodiesterase, whose amino-acid sequence MKASTNPNASADAEIYADLVETLFDTTHTLITGILSGVLVPTIAWLSTGNASYLGLVALMTTVGAYRVEVLLAHQRAPIKKRRIEAAKWEMLYASGAIVFMALLGFSAAILFNYHHNEMIGYYGVIIMTGVTGNLAARNAARPNIVFWQVMGTCMPLAFTLFFNFSPWYWGISAFLFFGAISVFKTTKFLQGHLESALRNGLDAMRQRQKFSIALNSMTHGLCMGDADLNITVLNRRIVEFFGIVAATTPIKLESLAHAIGRSVDMSPAETALFTERWMRHAAMAHANVFMHKVGDRYFDFHCERADGGAFITVIEDVTTKQRALREIERIAHFDELTGLPNRYQFQDTLGEDLSQLRQGDRSLALLNIDLDRFKEVNDTLGHVIGDQLLAHVGARLSACAPTPDLVARLGGDEFCVLMRASPSSEKIDDMASRVLNEMRRPFLIEGHRITIGASIGVAIAPKDANTPIGLLKCSDLGLYKAKTSARGTAVWYTPQMQDELLKKRQIEDELREALGRDELSVFYQPIVDSRRGLVVAMEALLRWRHPERGMISPGVFIPIAEETGLIVEIGAWVLRQACRDATAWPSHIRVAVNLAPLQFQEADLLDTISEALAESGLAPDRLELEITESALISNTIDVEAKLKSIAALGARLALDDFGTGYSSLSYLNRFPVRKVKIDQAFSRQAIDSPKTQAIISAISALARDLDLDLVAEGVETHAQLAFMASKSIFLIQGFLYSKPRPIEELLPLLENWADAPRLEDVAA is encoded by the coding sequence ATGAAAGCCTCGACCAATCCAAACGCCTCCGCGGATGCGGAAATCTACGCGGATCTCGTCGAGACTCTGTTCGATACGACGCACACGCTGATCACCGGCATATTGTCGGGCGTTCTCGTTCCGACGATCGCCTGGCTCTCCACCGGCAACGCTTCTTATCTGGGGCTCGTCGCGCTGATGACGACCGTCGGCGCCTATCGCGTCGAAGTGCTGCTGGCGCATCAGCGCGCCCCGATCAAGAAGCGGCGCATCGAGGCGGCCAAGTGGGAGATGCTCTATGCGAGCGGCGCGATCGTCTTCATGGCGCTGCTCGGCTTCTCGGCGGCGATCCTGTTCAATTATCACCACAACGAGATGATCGGCTATTACGGCGTGATCATCATGACCGGCGTCACCGGCAATCTCGCCGCCCGCAACGCGGCTCGGCCCAATATCGTCTTCTGGCAGGTGATGGGCACCTGCATGCCCCTCGCCTTCACGCTCTTCTTCAATTTCTCGCCCTGGTACTGGGGGATTTCGGCCTTCCTCTTTTTCGGCGCGATATCCGTCTTCAAGACGACCAAATTCCTGCAGGGCCATCTCGAATCCGCTCTGCGCAACGGGCTCGACGCCATGCGTCAGCGCCAGAAGTTCAGCATCGCGCTGAACTCCATGACGCACGGGCTCTGCATGGGCGACGCCGACCTGAACATTACGGTCCTCAATCGCCGTATCGTCGAATTTTTCGGCATCGTCGCGGCGACAACGCCGATAAAGCTCGAATCGCTGGCTCATGCGATCGGCCGCAGCGTCGACATGTCGCCCGCCGAAACAGCGCTTTTCACCGAAAGGTGGATGCGCCATGCGGCGATGGCCCATGCCAACGTCTTCATGCACAAAGTCGGCGACCGCTATTTCGACTTCCATTGCGAGCGCGCGGACGGCGGCGCCTTCATCACGGTCATCGAGGACGTGACGACCAAGCAGCGGGCGCTGCGCGAAATCGAGCGCATCGCGCATTTCGACGAGCTGACGGGTCTGCCCAATCGCTACCAGTTCCAGGACACGCTGGGCGAGGACCTGTCGCAACTGAGGCAGGGCGACCGCTCTCTGGCCCTGCTCAATATCGATCTCGACCGTTTCAAGGAAGTCAACGACACGCTCGGTCACGTGATCGGCGACCAGCTCCTCGCCCATGTGGGCGCGCGTCTCAGCGCATGCGCGCCGACGCCCGATCTCGTCGCGCGCCTCGGCGGCGACGAATTCTGCGTCCTCATGCGCGCTTCGCCCTCGTCGGAGAAGATCGACGATATGGCGAGCCGCGTCCTCAACGAGATGCGGCGCCCGTTTCTGATCGAGGGACACAGGATCACGATCGGCGCGAGCATCGGCGTCGCCATCGCGCCCAAGGACGCGAATACGCCGATCGGCCTGCTGAAATGCAGCGACCTCGGGCTCTACAAGGCGAAGACGAGCGCGCGCGGCACGGCGGTTTGGTACACGCCGCAAATGCAGGATGAGCTGCTCAAAAAGCGTCAGATCGAGGACGAGCTGCGGGAGGCCTTGGGACGCGACGAGCTGAGCGTCTTTTATCAGCCGATCGTGGATTCGCGCCGCGGTCTGGTCGTGGCCATGGAGGCGCTGCTGCGCTGGCGCCATCCGGAACGCGGCATGATATCCCCCGGCGTATTCATACCGATCGCCGAGGAGACCGGTCTCATCGTCGAAATCGGCGCCTGGGTTCTCCGCCAGGCCTGCCGCGACGCCACCGCCTGGCCGTCCCATATCCGTGTTGCGGTCAATTTGGCTCCCCTGCAATTTCAGGAGGCCGACCTCCTCGATACGATCTCGGAGGCGCTGGCCGAGTCCGGCCTCGCGCCGGACAGGCTGGAGCTGGAAATCACCGAGTCGGCGCTCATCTCCAATACGATCGACGTCGAAGCCAAGCTGAAGTCGATCGCGGCTCTCGGAGCGCGCCTCGCGCTGGACGATTTCGGAACCGGCTATAGCAGCCTGAGCTATCTCAACCGGTTCCCGGTCAGGAAAGTGAAGATCGATCAGGCCTTCTCCCGTCAGGCGATCGACTCGCCGAAAACGCAGGCGATCATCAGCGCGATTTCCGCCCTCGCCCGCGATCTCGATCTCGACCTCGTCGCCGAGGGCGTCGAGACGCACGCCCAGCTCGCCTTCATGGCGAGCAAAAGCATTTTCCTGATTCAGGGCTTTCTCTACAGCAAGCCGCGCCCCATCGAGGAACTTCTGCCGCTCCTCGAGAATTGGGCGGACGCTCCCCGGCTGGAGGACGTCGCGGCCTGA
- a CDS encoding crotonase/enoyl-CoA hydratase family protein, with protein MTEIVFRGPKDPKEFPHWRFQTLDIEHHPETASIWMNYREDAPQCYSLEMLVELLQLRDSLRALCASGRTSEFPFRYLVMAAKRPGVFSLGGDLATFAAAIRRQDLATLITYAHACVDLVYSYSQSLDLPIVTLCSVHGQCLGGALEAALAFDFIIAEENAMFGLPEVAFNTFPGMGAVTMLTRRVGSALTQQIIMSGQTYSGREMFELEVIDQITAPGGARAAAIEWMRETGDKKWRRRRAIAEARRRSHPITHDELIRITELWAECSARIEERDLRHMERLVRAQKRLIGATDRAAKAERSFESNSF; from the coding sequence ATGACGGAAATTGTCTTCCGCGGCCCCAAGGATCCCAAGGAGTTTCCTCACTGGCGCTTCCAGACGCTCGACATCGAGCATCATCCCGAAACGGCGTCCATCTGGATGAACTACCGGGAAGACGCGCCTCAGTGCTATTCTCTCGAAATGCTCGTCGAGTTGCTGCAATTACGCGATTCGCTGCGTGCCCTTTGCGCGTCAGGGCGCACGAGCGAATTCCCTTTTCGCTATCTTGTCATGGCCGCCAAGCGGCCCGGCGTGTTTTCGCTCGGCGGCGACCTCGCGACCTTCGCGGCCGCGATCCGCCGGCAGGACCTCGCAACTCTGATCACTTACGCGCATGCTTGCGTCGACCTCGTCTACAGCTATTCGCAGAGCCTGGACCTTCCGATCGTCACGCTCTGCTCCGTGCATGGCCAATGTCTGGGCGGCGCGCTCGAGGCGGCGCTTGCCTTCGATTTCATCATCGCCGAAGAAAACGCCATGTTCGGGCTCCCGGAAGTCGCGTTCAACACCTTTCCCGGAATGGGCGCCGTCACGATGCTCACCCGCCGGGTCGGCTCCGCGCTAACTCAGCAGATTATCATGAGCGGGCAGACCTATTCGGGGCGGGAAATGTTCGAGCTCGAAGTCATAGATCAGATCACGGCCCCGGGCGGCGCGCGCGCGGCCGCGATCGAATGGATGCGCGAGACCGGCGACAAGAAGTGGCGTCGCCGTCGCGCCATAGCGGAGGCGCGCCGCCGCAGCCATCCGATCACGCATGACGAACTCATTCGCATCACCGAGCTCTGGGCCGAATGTTCGGCGCGCATCGAAGAGCGGGATTTGAGGCATATGGAGCGTCTCGTGCGGGCGCAGAAGCGGCTGATCGGCGCGACGGACAGGGCGGCGAAGGCCGAGCGCTCCTTTGAATCTAACTCGTTCTGA
- a CDS encoding multicopper oxidase family protein, with protein sequence MHPLNRRAFLSGVAASLVSLPPLSPAGATSPMGPRLIEARPGKASIAAKETDILGFDGATPGPVLRYKQGQELFVRLANKTDLPASIHWHGLRGESAMDGVAPLTQAPVAPGGAFDYRRKLTEPGLFCYRPSVYGHTPELMSRGLKGLLVVDEAEPLPVDHDLLLVLDDWRLDAQGKVEGAFGDREEARGAGRIGPLLAVNGKTAPAVREFEANSRVRLRLANLANARIMILTFDGVQPFVVAIDSQPCEAFEPVRKSIPVAPGARFELIFDMPAAEGAKARLFMRGANGVESDLLVATAKGAKAEKRGLIYALPQNPALPPEIKLNNAKKIDLVIAPGSGDGAGWTINGVQTKGYDGPPLFKVKQGTPVTLGYVNKSAVPLAMHVHGHAMRLLHDLDDGWEPYWRNGVIVPAGKTKHVAFVADSPGRWAIHDDILEHEAAGLATYFETF encoded by the coding sequence ATGCACCCGCTCAATCGCCGCGCCTTCCTGAGCGGCGTCGCCGCCAGCCTCGTTTCGCTCCCGCCCCTCTCGCCCGCCGGCGCGACGTCGCCCATGGGGCCGCGCCTGATCGAGGCCCGGCCCGGAAAGGCGTCGATCGCGGCGAAGGAAACGGACATTCTCGGTTTTGACGGCGCAACTCCCGGCCCCGTCCTGCGCTATAAACAAGGGCAGGAACTGTTCGTCCGGCTGGCGAACAAGACCGACCTGCCCGCCTCGATCCATTGGCACGGCCTGCGGGGCGAGAGCGCCATGGACGGCGTCGCGCCGCTGACTCAAGCGCCTGTCGCGCCGGGGGGCGCGTTCGATTACCGCCGCAAACTGACCGAGCCGGGGCTCTTCTGCTACCGGCCGAGCGTCTACGGGCATACGCCGGAGCTGATGAGCCGCGGTCTGAAGGGCCTGCTGGTCGTCGACGAGGCCGAGCCGCTGCCGGTCGATCACGATCTGCTTCTCGTTCTCGACGACTGGCGGCTCGACGCCCAAGGCAAGGTCGAGGGCGCTTTCGGCGATCGGGAAGAGGCGCGCGGCGCCGGGCGAATCGGCCCGCTCCTCGCCGTCAACGGCAAGACCGCCCCGGCGGTTCGCGAATTCGAGGCGAATTCCCGCGTCAGGCTGCGGCTCGCCAATCTCGCCAACGCCCGGATCATGATCCTGACATTCGACGGCGTGCAGCCTTTCGTCGTCGCGATCGACAGCCAGCCCTGCGAGGCTTTCGAGCCGGTGCGCAAGAGCATTCCCGTGGCCCCGGGGGCGCGATTCGAACTCATCTTCGACATGCCCGCGGCGGAAGGCGCCAAAGCCCGCCTGTTCATGCGCGGCGCCAATGGCGTGGAAAGCGACCTGCTCGTCGCGACCGCGAAGGGCGCGAAGGCGGAAAAGCGGGGCCTCATCTACGCCCTGCCTCAAAACCCGGCGCTTCCGCCGGAAATCAAACTCAACAATGCGAAGAAGATCGATCTCGTCATCGCGCCGGGCTCGGGCGACGGCGCTGGGTGGACGATCAACGGCGTCCAGACAAAGGGTTATGACGGGCCGCCGCTTTTCAAAGTGAAACAGGGGACGCCGGTGACGCTCGGCTATGTCAACAAATCGGCGGTTCCCCTCGCCATGCATGTGCACGGCCATGCGATGCGCCTGCTGCACGATCTCGACGACGGCTGGGAGCCCTATTGGAGAAACGGCGTGATCGTGCCGGCCGGGAAAACCAAGCACGTCGCCTTCGTCGCCGACAGCCCAGGCAGATGGGCGATTCACGACGACATACTGGAACACGAGGCTGCGGGCCTCGCGACTTACTTCGAGACATTCTAA
- a CDS encoding MliC family protein, which translates to MMRAALALLSIFLAAGSVLADPADCARASKAPVKFICEDPTLAALDKEVARLADLAATGSHVTSAQKRMLALSQASFRKTIAACRDAKLCLQRTLVERVFHLRQGYADVRTKDSEGISLGPFAAACAGFDGPLAVTFIKSDPALGFLAWRDKAAVLTQAVAASGARYAGTFGTGELQFWNKGKEATLDMPGKPTLTCEMQGDG; encoded by the coding sequence ATGATGCGAGCGGCCCTGGCGCTCCTCTCGATTTTCCTTGCGGCCGGCTCCGTCCTTGCGGACCCCGCCGATTGCGCGCGCGCGTCCAAAGCGCCGGTGAAATTCATCTGCGAAGACCCGACCCTCGCCGCCCTCGACAAGGAAGTGGCGCGCCTCGCAGACCTCGCCGCGACCGGGTCCCATGTGACGTCCGCCCAGAAACGGATGCTGGCGCTGAGCCAGGCGAGTTTTCGCAAGACGATCGCGGCCTGCCGGGATGCGAAGCTTTGCCTGCAAAGGACCCTGGTCGAGCGCGTTTTCCACCTTCGGCAGGGATACGCCGACGTGCGGACGAAGGATTCGGAAGGAATCAGCCTCGGACCCTTTGCAGCCGCCTGCGCGGGATTCGATGGGCCGCTCGCCGTCACTTTCATCAAGAGCGACCCGGCGCTGGGGTTTCTCGCCTGGCGCGACAAGGCCGCCGTTCTGACTCAGGCGGTCGCGGCTTCCGGCGCGCGCTACGCCGGGACATTCGGGACGGGCGAACTCCAGTTCTGGAACAAGGGCAAGGAAGCCACGCTCGACATGCCGGGCAAGCCGACCCTCACCTGCGAGATGCAGGGGGACGGATAG
- the tig gene encoding trigger factor encodes MQVTQTSSQGLKQEFKVVLPAADLAAKLGAQLAEVQAKAQIKGFRPGKAPIGHLKKLYGKSIMGDVLQEAVNEANRKIVEDNGLRIAVEPKLEFPGGQEEVERALEAEGDFAFTVTFETLPKFEIGSFDDISLERPVAEVSDEDINAALKNLADRVQEFDAREEGAKAESGDKLTIDFTGKLDGVAFEGGTGGDVDLVLGSNAFIPGFEEQLVGAGVGEARIVKVTFPEDYSAAHLAGKDAEFDVTVKAVSAPKALEIGEDLAKKYGFENFDAMKEAVKGNLEADFHKISRDKLKRALLDALDNRYSFELPETLVEQEFNNIWGQHEAESQRAGQPIAEEGKTEEETRAEFRKIAERRVRLGLVLAEIGQGAGVKVEDKDLTEALVERARMFPGQEKQVWDFYRNNEQALAQLRAPIYEERVVDHISQLIKITDKTVTKDELFKEDEEA; translated from the coding sequence ATGCAAGTGACGCAAACCTCCTCGCAGGGTTTGAAGCAGGAATTCAAGGTCGTGCTGCCCGCGGCCGACCTCGCCGCCAAGCTCGGCGCCCAGCTCGCCGAGGTGCAGGCCAAGGCTCAGATCAAGGGCTTCCGTCCGGGCAAGGCGCCGATCGGCCATCTCAAGAAGCTCTATGGCAAGAGCATCATGGGCGACGTGCTTCAGGAGGCCGTCAACGAGGCCAACCGCAAGATCGTCGAAGACAACGGACTTCGCATCGCCGTCGAGCCGAAGCTCGAATTCCCGGGCGGCCAGGAGGAAGTCGAGCGGGCGCTCGAGGCGGAGGGCGATTTCGCCTTCACGGTCACGTTCGAGACGCTGCCGAAATTCGAGATCGGCTCTTTCGACGACATTTCGCTCGAGCGTCCCGTCGCCGAAGTGTCCGATGAAGACATCAACGCGGCGCTGAAGAATCTCGCCGATCGCGTGCAGGAATTCGACGCGCGCGAGGAAGGCGCGAAGGCCGAATCGGGCGACAAGCTGACGATCGACTTCACCGGCAAGCTTGACGGCGTCGCCTTTGAGGGCGGCACGGGCGGCGACGTCGATCTCGTGCTCGGCTCCAACGCCTTCATCCCCGGTTTCGAGGAGCAGCTCGTCGGCGCTGGAGTCGGCGAAGCGCGCATTGTGAAGGTGACGTTCCCCGAGGATTATTCGGCCGCGCATCTCGCCGGGAAGGACGCCGAGTTCGACGTGACGGTCAAGGCCGTCTCGGCGCCGAAGGCGCTCGAGATCGGCGAAGATCTCGCCAAGAAATACGGCTTCGAGAATTTCGACGCCATGAAGGAGGCGGTGAAGGGGAATCTCGAGGCCGACTTCCACAAGATTTCGCGCGACAAGCTGAAGCGCGCGCTGCTCGACGCCCTCGACAACCGCTATTCCTTCGAGCTTCCGGAAACGCTGGTCGAGCAGGAGTTCAACAATATTTGGGGCCAGCACGAGGCCGAGTCGCAGCGGGCGGGTCAGCCGATCGCCGAAGAGGGCAAGACCGAGGAAGAGACCAGGGCGGAGTTCCGCAAGATCGCCGAGCGCCGCGTGCGCCTTGGCCTCGTTCTTGCTGAAATTGGCCAGGGCGCCGGCGTGAAGGTCGAGGACAAGGATTTGACCGAGGCCCTTGTCGAGCGCGCCCGCATGTTCCCGGGCCAGGAAAAGCAGGTCTGGGATTTCTACCGGAACAATGAGCAGGCGCTCGCCCAATTGCGCGCGCCGATCTATGAAGAACGCGTCGTCGATCATATCTCGCAATTGATCAAAATCACGGACAAGACCGTGACGAAGGACGAGCTCTTCAAGGAAGACGAGGAAGCGTAA
- the clpP gene encoding ATP-dependent Clp endopeptidase proteolytic subunit ClpP has protein sequence MRDPIEVYNQYLIPQVIENTSRGERGFDIYSRLLRERIIFLTGPVEDHMASVIIAQLLFLESENPKKEISLYINSPGGVVTAGLAIYDTMQFIKPKVSTLCVGQAASMGSLLLCAGEAGMRYALPNARVMLHQPSGGFQGQASDIQRHAEDILKVKKRLNDIYVRHTGKDYEIIERTLDRDHFMSAEEAKEFGIVDSVQVKRADDEAEGK, from the coding sequence ATGCGTGATCCGATCGAGGTCTACAACCAGTATCTCATTCCGCAGGTGATCGAAAACACGTCGCGCGGCGAGCGCGGCTTCGACATTTATTCGCGCCTGTTGCGTGAGCGGATCATCTTCCTGACCGGCCCGGTCGAAGACCACATGGCTTCGGTCATCATCGCCCAGCTTCTTTTCCTCGAGTCGGAGAATCCGAAGAAGGAAATCTCCCTCTACATCAATTCGCCGGGCGGCGTGGTGACGGCGGGACTCGCCATCTACGACACGATGCAGTTCATCAAGCCGAAGGTTTCGACGCTTTGCGTCGGTCAGGCGGCGTCCATGGGATCGCTTCTGCTCTGCGCCGGCGAGGCGGGCATGCGCTATGCGCTCCCCAACGCCCGCGTGATGCTGCATCAGCCGTCGGGCGGCTTCCAGGGACAGGCCTCGGACATTCAGCGCCACGCCGAAGACATTCTGAAGGTGAAGAAGCGGCTCAACGACATCTATGTCCGCCACACGGGCAAGGATTACGAGATCATCGAGCGCACGCTCGACCGCGATCACTTCATGTCGGCGGAAGAGGCCAAGGAATTCGGCATCGTGGACAGCGTGCAGGTGAAGCGCGCCGACGACGAGGCCGAGGGGAAGTAA
- a CDS encoding acetyl-CoA carboxylase biotin carboxylase subunit codes for MFRKILIANRGEIACRIIRTAKKMGIATVAVYSDADADALHVEMADEAIHLGPPAAAQSYLLIDKIVAACKQTGAEAVHPGYGFLSERAAFANALKDDNIVFIGPNPRAIEAMGDKIESKKFASAAKVSVVPGYLGVIESPEEAVKIARDIGYPVMLKASAGGGGKGMRIAFNDAEVVEGFTRAKSEAASSFGDDRVFVEKFIQNPRHIEIQVLGDKHGAVIHLNERECSIQRRNQKVIEEAPSPLLDEATRDEMGAQAVALAKAVDYDSAGTVEFVAGQDKSFYFLEMNTRLQVEHPVTELITGVDLVEQMIRVAAGEPLQLTQSQVKINGWAVESRIYAEDPTRNFLPSIGRLVKYRPPEEKKENGVTVRNDTGVTEGREISIHYDPMIAKLVTHAPDRLGAIVAQADALDRFVIDGIRHNIPFLSTLMQMERWRAGELSTGFIAEEFPEGFTAPEPKGDLALTLAAVATLIDYIGNGRKRQITGQLMNGRPVEFARERVCMLGESRYDVALEEQGEALVVRFAAGDNRAHRISSHWRPGEPVFKGDVDGRAVYVQVRAILNGYELAHQGVSVQARVYTQREAELVAFMPKKKDAGASKHLLCPMPGLVKTIDVKEGQEVKAGEALCMVEAMKMENVLRAERDVTVKKILAKPGDSLAVDAVIMEFA; via the coding sequence ATGTTTCGCAAGATTTTGATCGCCAATCGTGGCGAAATCGCCTGCCGCATCATCAGGACGGCGAAGAAGATGGGCATCGCCACGGTCGCCGTCTATTCCGACGCCGACGCCGACGCGCTGCATGTCGAAATGGCGGACGAGGCCATCCATCTCGGCCCGCCGGCGGCGGCGCAGTCTTACCTGCTCATCGACAAGATCGTCGCCGCCTGCAAGCAGACGGGCGCGGAGGCCGTGCATCCCGGTTACGGCTTCCTCTCCGAGCGCGCCGCCTTCGCGAATGCGCTCAAGGACGACAATATCGTCTTCATCGGCCCGAACCCCCGCGCCATCGAGGCGATGGGCGACAAGATCGAGTCGAAGAAATTCGCATCCGCCGCCAAGGTGAGCGTCGTGCCGGGCTATCTCGGCGTCATCGAGTCGCCCGAGGAGGCGGTGAAGATCGCCAGGGACATCGGTTATCCGGTGATGCTGAAGGCTTCGGCCGGCGGCGGCGGCAAGGGCATGCGCATCGCCTTCAATGACGCTGAGGTCGTCGAAGGCTTCACCCGCGCCAAATCGGAAGCCGCGTCGTCTTTCGGCGACGATCGCGTCTTCGTCGAGAAGTTCATCCAGAATCCGCGCCACATCGAAATTCAGGTGCTCGGCGACAAGCACGGCGCCGTCATTCACCTCAATGAGCGCGAATGCTCGATTCAGCGCCGCAACCAGAAGGTGATCGAGGAGGCGCCGTCGCCGCTGCTCGACGAGGCGACGCGCGATGAAATGGGCGCGCAGGCCGTCGCGCTCGCAAAGGCGGTGGATTACGACTCCGCCGGCACGGTCGAATTCGTCGCGGGTCAGGACAAGAGCTTCTACTTCCTCGAGATGAACACTCGCCTGCAGGTGGAGCATCCGGTCACGGAGCTGATCACGGGCGTCGACCTCGTCGAGCAGATGATCCGCGTCGCCGCCGGCGAGCCGCTGCAGCTCACGCAGTCGCAGGTGAAGATCAATGGCTGGGCGGTCGAGAGCCGCATCTACGCCGAAGACCCGACTCGCAACTTCCTGCCCTCGATCGGCCGTCTGGTGAAATACCGTCCGCCGGAGGAGAAGAAGGAAAACGGCGTCACGGTCCGCAACGATACGGGCGTCACCGAAGGCCGCGAGATCTCGATCCATTACGATCCGATGATTGCGAAGCTCGTCACGCATGCGCCGGATCGTCTCGGCGCCATCGTGGCGCAGGCCGACGCGCTCGACCGCTTCGTGATCGACGGAATCCGTCACAATATTCCCTTCCTCTCGACGCTGATGCAGATGGAGCGCTGGCGCGCCGGCGAGCTATCGACCGGCTTCATCGCCGAAGAGTTTCCGGAAGGCTTTACGGCGCCGGAGCCGAAGGGCGATCTCGCTCTGACGCTCGCCGCCGTGGCGACGCTCATCGATTACATCGGCAATGGCCGCAAGCGCCAGATCACCGGCCAGCTCATGAACGGCCGTCCGGTGGAGTTCGCCCGCGAACGCGTCTGCATGCTCGGTGAATCCCGTTATGACGTTGCGCTGGAAGAGCAGGGCGAGGCGCTCGTCGTGCGCTTCGCGGCAGGCGACAACCGCGCGCACCGCATTTCCTCGCATTGGCGTCCGGGCGAGCCGGTCTTCAAAGGCGACGTCGACGGCCGTGCGGTCTATGTGCAGGTGCGCGCCATCCTCAACGGCTACGAACTCGCCCATCAGGGCGTGAGCGTGCAGGCGCGCGTCTACACGCAGCGCGAGGCGGAACTCGTCGCCTTCATGCCCAAGAAGAAGGACGCCGGCGCCTCCAAGCATCTGCTCTGCCCGATGCCCGGTCTTGTGAAGACGATCGACGTGAAAGAAGGCCAGGAAGTGAAGGCGGGCGAGGCGCTCTGCATGGTCGAGGCGATGAAGATGGAGAACGTGCTGCGCGCCGAGCGCGACGTGACCGTCAAGAAGATCCTCGCCAAGCCCGGCGACAGTCTCGCGGTCGATGCGGTGATCATGGAATTCGCTTAA